Within the Amaranthus tricolor cultivar Red isolate AtriRed21 chromosome 15, ASM2621246v1, whole genome shotgun sequence genome, the region aagacatactcagatatataccacaatatataaataaataataattgaaaatttaatcaatttgaagaataaaattataaaacaaaccgatagtttggaaatttactcgtttaccacgagcttgtctttgttgttgttgttttagttgttcttcatgtgatcttgttgatgactgtcgagaattatgtatcccaataggggtcgttggttcctcttcttgttcttcttcttcatcaatttgtatttctctttccacttcttctgcataattttgtaattcttggtcgtacccttctagataatttggttcagaattataattactaatcgaaggtgttgttgataccgacggagttgaagtggcctttcttttggagctagaacctcccaatgattttgccactttagtaacttttttagaggcttttttcaaaaaaaagacatgataatattgaaataataatagaattaataaataaataaatagttaattaatagactaattatgtaattaactaaattaagaaataattaaaaaactaattatgtaattaagagaataattgcgtaattaagtaattaagtcgagagagtaggagaagagatgagttgtgaatgaaaatgattgaaagtgatgggtatttataggaaaaatgGCAACGGCTATATAACGGCTAGTTCACCCGGACCAGtcccggtcccggttccggtttcgGTTCCATGGAACTGTTGGGCcagttcacccggaccggtcccggttccgatTTCATGGAACCGTTgaaccggttcacccggactggttccggttccaacccgcggttcttaggtccggttcatgcagtttttttccggcggtttcacggttctgGCAACTTTTTTCCGgcagtttcacggttccgcCGTTTGGGCCAGTTcagaacctgtcgcgaacggttccggttctggatccggttccaagcggttcggcaccggttcggttccgagTAACCCGCTTCGTGGCCATCCCTAATTGTACCTCACAAGTCACAGCCATATCTAGCTTTCGTAAAGGCGATGTTATATAGGTTGCATATGTTGGTGTTGCCGCTCCTGTCGAAGGAGCGCTGCTCTAATGCAAATGTAATGCTTTGGGTGTTGATCATGGTGGTGGGATAATGGTTTATGGGTGTTCGTAGGTGATGGACGTTGCTTTGGGGTGATGACAGCGAATGAGTATTAAAAAAagccatttaaaaataaacaaaaatataacatgGAAATTAAGAAGAacgtaataatattatattggGTAAATGAACAAGAACCCAACAAATGAGCTATTCTAGTGATTTCAGCGCTCTTTAAAGTAAACACATTCTTGGCAATGCAAAAAGTATAATTATATTCTTCTGTCTCCCCTTCTTatatcacaaaaacttggatgagacaatctcattatgagaccgtcaatttggatCAGCCCAATTCGCGTGTGTAATAGCCCTACatgttttttctcattttttctattttctgggcatttatcaattttgaccttaaatgtatcaattttgaccttaagtgtatcaatttcaacttaaagtaagcCTTAAAtagaacaattaaaataaaaaatttcagttTTGACctaaaattgatcaatttcgACGGTAAATTGATGAActtctacctaaatatgattTTTTCGCAATTTTAGAATGGAGGTAATATAATGGAAGTGTTCTATGGTTAAAtctcaaacaacaaatgaacggtataacactatcaataatagtgttaaaacactGCTTATTATAAGTACTCTTATTCGATTCAACATGATAGTTTTAATAGAataatggaacataagagtacttgtactctttaattatcgatcaataatagtggTATTGCTCTTCCCTCAACAAATTTCAGTTTATAATGGACTTTGAAATAAAGTTGTAGGTGTAATTTTCGCTAACCTTGTATGTGAAGGTGGAAGAAGTAtcgatttttaattatgattgCCAATTGATTCGGTGAATGCTCTTCGAAATGACCAAGAGTTCATAATTTCtgaaaaatttcaattttgatataAGAATAATCAATTCAAATCTTTGATTAGTTACgatcagttataacttataaaaaaatttaattttaaccttaaaggtatcaattatgaccttaaatagatcaagcATTAAGCACATgttgagaaaaaaattataattggggTGATTAAGCTATTCATCTCATATTGAGACCGTCTCGTGCTGTTCTTATACATACATGATATTGAATTAATTTTCCCCTCTTCTTTGTTATATATACATGAAATGGATTGACTTCCTAGCAAGAaacaaagtaataattaattaaaataagaaacTAAAATACTGATTTGAGACACTTCATTCTCAATTGTCAATATATCTTTCCATCGGTGAGTGATTCCAATTCAAGACTCCTTGATGTTACATAGTCATTTTCTTCAGTCCTTGAAACGGTTGGAAGATTCATGTTTGGCTTCAATGTTATAGACTACACAACTTTTAATGTAAGGAAAATGCTTTTAAAACatacaattaaaatttaatatactaAACTAAACGTTCCACTGATTTTTTAGATGAACAGATCAAAGTTGCTTAAGCTTACTGAAAAAGCGCTATTAGTTCTAGATAAACCCAAACTACATTGATTAAGAGCTAGAGTAAAAGAACAGACCATCAATAGTTAACCAAAGTCCATAGCTCAAAGGAACAAGTGTTTGTATTCCCCATTAGCAACCTGGCATAGCTCATTATAGTTCTGTGCATCTGTAACAAacccaaaaaagaaaacaaaatgagAACACATTAGCGGTTTAGGTCATGCCATgcattcaaagtacatattgcTATGGCCAAAACTATGAAAGGATCAAATTATGTGTATAGTAGCCAATGAAAGATATACTTCGTTTGCCGTATGGATTGACAAGATagaagaaaaaattttatttgcatAAGTTGAGGTCAGCATACCAAAATTATCACCAAAGTTGGTCAATATCTCAGCACGAACAGATTGGTTACTGTCTGCTATACCAATAGCCTCAACATATCTGGTAAGTGGCTGAGTTGGTTGTGATTTCTTAACGATAACCTGTTGATTATCAGTTGATTTTCCGACTATAGATCCTGCATCTGATTGCATCACCTGAACAACTATGCAAACTTTCCGCCCAATAAACATACGAAGAAATTCCCCATTGACAAAAACTGCAGGACTTGAGGTATCCATATTCTGTAAACGCATGACATGTGATAAGAACACACTTCACTTCAAAGCCTAATCATTTTCAGTATAGAGAAGTAGACATAATGGAACAACAATGCAAGTAACAGGTACATATTTCTCTGGATTACAACCCGAAGTTAGTATAAAACCTTctgtataaaaattaataattcttgTTTGCTTTTAGTAACATATAATGGGGCAATGGGGTAAACCTCAAATTATAtgcaaaaaatgaaattatCCCTATGTTAACTAGCTTGACATTCTATCAGCGTGATAGCTCAGATATAGAGATTGTTAAATGTCAAGGACTAATCAAACTAGCAAGAAAAATTCAAATCTCCAACCATACTATAGCCGCCAAGAATGTTCTTTATAGTAGGGGAAAACCATTTTTCTACCTAATATACTTCATAGAACGTCATATCTGATTCATTACCCCAAAAAACATGGTCATATTGGGAATATGAATGTTTCAAAACATTGTCAAATCTTCCTGCAATAGAGTTAAAATTTTTGGTTTCCCTGATATATACTTCATACGAATAATAACTAAAAGTCTCTTTGACTATTTGGGAAACGATTTGAATGCCatttaatataaaatacattAGACGAAAAAGTAGCAGAGCTTCCAAAGGGACCCTAAAAGTGCCACAAATACAATGACTTGTGCATAAGTCAGCATAACCTGCATTCCACAGAAACGGTCAACACTTGAAAAGTGGCCAACTTCCATCAAAAAGATGGGCATTTTCACTAGTACTACAGCATGTTAGAAACTTTAATGTTTTATACCATAgaaataagacaaatttaatgagataaactaaaaagaaaaatagagtaaatttcATATTAGAGAGGTAGTATTATGATATGAATATGGAGGTAGGAATAAATTAAACACTAAATTGTACTCTTGGAGTCTTGATGGTTAATTTTCGAAAGTTaatacaaaaagaaagaaagtgaaAACAAAGATGAAAGAAGGACATGAGCAAGTTCAGCAAGTTGTAAAttgcaaaacaaaaaactagATATGTACTCATCGATCGTGAGAtccttttttataaaaactatGTTTTTACAATAAACTAGTCAGTCAGGGTACTACTTCTACTTACATTTAAAATTACTAGTACTACTACTTTCTTCGTCGTATTTAATTTGCACATCTTTCACagatacataatattataacttGTAGTTCATAAATAAGACATGTAACAAGTATGGTAAAAAAGTATGTGAATGAGTTTATCCTATTGTGGTTTAACGCGTCGAGGAGGCTTGATCACTCCACCAAAGTATAAAATTTGGTTTTCAATACCAATTTACCAAGTTTTCAATTGGGATTAAGGAAAAATTGGGAAATTCATATCAAATATAGGGCCCTAGGTAAGACGATCAAAGGCCATATTTATCAATCCAGTCACAAAACCTCCATAACTTGCAACACATGAAGATCCAAATAATTTGTTTCGGCTTTTggattagcatgtaatttttcatacaaattttaattatttaattaatattgattaTCGAGCTTAGAATTTGACAATTAAGTCAAATCAAGATGACAAAATGTAATTGCATTATCGCATCCTATGAATTAATAAATTCCTTGTCTAGATTACAACCCAAAGTTAGTATAAAACcttctaaataaaaattaataactcttCTTCGCTTTTAGTAACATATAATGGGGCAATGGGGTAAACCTCAAATTATATGCAAAAACTGCAATTAACCCTATGTTAACTAGCTTGACATTCTCTGATAGCTCAGATATAGAGATTGTTAAATGTCAAGGACTAATCAAACTAGCAAGAAAAATTCAAGTCTCCAACCATACTATAGCCGCCAAGAATATTCTTTATAACAGGGGAAAACCATCTTTCTACCTAATACACTTGAAAGAACGTCATATCTGATTCATTACCCCAAAAAAGATGGTTCAAGATACTTTAGCTTCCATTGAGCAATCTTCTGCTAAAAAGGACGAGGAAATTTTGCATCTCAGATCCCAGCTTTCGGAGTCCAAGTATCTGACAAGAACTCAAAGGGGTATAATCAATGTTGCAAAGAGCGACAAAAACAGGTTTAGGGAGCAGATATCAGCTCTAGAAGCTAATGTGGCAAAACTGGAGACTGAGAAGAAGCAACTAAAAGCCCAGGAGAGAAAGAAGACAACTGAATACTTCCAATCCCAGTTCAATCTCATCTAGCAACTGATAGGGCTAGAACCAAGGAGGGCTCTCTCTAGCTTGCAATGAATGCAATTTTTACTGCTTATCCTGACCTGGAATGGTATATGATTGAACCCTTCTTGGCTCCAGAAACTCCAGTCGCTTCGTGGATTCCCACCCTAATGGCCCAATAAAAAGCATCATCTAGCCAGGGAACTGTTACTTCTACTCCTTCTGCCTCGACCACTCCTCCAGCCAGCTAAtcaaaaacttttattttttttatctcctGGAAGTTTCAAAATTTTGCTGTATATTGAATACTTCCAGTtacttgtaattttattttctattgaaTGAATGAACATTTGACTATCTTGATCATTTTTCACTTTACAAACTTTTCATCAGTTGATAATACTTCCGTATATTCATCTCCATAACTTGAAGAGATTTCTAACTAAACAACTCACATGACTTGAAGAAGTATCTGAACAAATAACTCACAAGTCTTTTCTTAATCTCTTCTTGCCAGATAATCTTCAATCAAGTTAGGTCATTGTTTATGTAACCCAAACGAATCAGATCTCAAACCATAACCTCTAAAGAAGTGTCAAAAGGTCTAAACTTAACTATAAAAGCTAATATGGAGAACAAACAGCTAAATTACAATCCCAAATATTACCAGAATCTACGTATGTCCAAGATAAGTCTACAAAACCAAACTATTACAAAATTCTACTATAGACCACATGGTCTTTATAACAACTATCCAACAAAACCAAAAGGTACTTTTGAAAGTAAACGACTTAAAAACAACATCTGATCTAAATCTTTATGTGCTCTAGGAATCTAGTTGAAGAGTCCCATAGCTTTAAGGCTATGTAACTTTCgggtgaggctagtcaatatctAAATGACAATTTACCTAAAGCTGGGAATAAAGAATAAAGTGTCACTCTCCTCCATCAATGAGCGACCCTCGAGCCTGATCCATCAACTCATATCACAAAAAAACCATCACAATATTAATAGCGTTTATTTCAATCGAATTTTGATTCCACTAGAGTTTTAAcaaagattattttttaataatatagtCCGGCCAAACCCTTTTTAAGGGGCTACAGCAATTCACCAAAAATGTGGCTTCGAGGAGTCAAGAAATAGAAGGGCCCGTCAATGAAGTTGTCTCCTGAAGTATAACAATGATCACAACATCACCACAGTGCATTTTGATGACTAATCCTAATATATAACTAATTACATCTTATCCTAAGGCCGTAATACAACCAAGATTCTATTCTAATAATACAATGTCCAATGCGTAGGAATTACATATAATAACCAAAAGAAACCAAGGTTGCATAATGCTCATAGCCTCATGTATTTTTCTCAATCTAAACCCTTTTATCCTGGCACTTCAAACCACTATAATTGCACATgttctaatttttaattcaacATGCCATAAAGGCTTTAGCCAAAAGCTAAGGATTGTCCTCATTCTCTTAAAATTATTAACATCCACAATTctctaaatatttctaatttaaaCAAAAGCAACATATATACGATTCCACAACCAATGATTTCCAAAAGAATCATTAATCCATCCAAGAACTTCGAATTATCCATTATATTAGCAATAACAAACATTTTCCACcaatttcttaattaaaatgTCCATCATTTTTCATTCTAATCATTAAGATTTGTCCAACTTTAAtagaatatatatgtatacatatacataatatatatatatatacatatatatatttatatatatatatatatatatatatacatataaatacatatacatatacatatatatacatatacatatacatatagatatacatatacatatatatacatatatatacatatatattcatatatatacatatatatatatatatatatatatatatatatatatatatatatatatatatatatacatatatatatatatacatacatatatatatatatatatatatatatatatatatatatatatatatatatatatatatatatatatatatatatatatatatatatatatatatatatatatatatatatacatacatatatatatatatatatatatatatacatagatatatatatatatacatacatacatacatacatatatatatatatatatatatatatatatatatatatatatatatatatatatatatatatatatatatatatatatctatatatatatatatatatatatatatatatatatatatatatatatatatacatacatatatatatatatatatatatatatatatatatatatatatatatatatatatatatatatatatatacatacatatatatatatatatatatatatatatatatatatatatatatatatatatatatatatatatatacatacatatatatatatatatatatatatatatatatatatatatatatatatatatatatacatatatatatatatacatatatatatatacatatatatatatatacatatatatatatttatatatatatatatatatacatatatatatatatatacatatatatatatatatatatatatatatatatatatatatatatatatatatatatatatatatatatatatatatatacatatatatatatatatatatatatatatatatatatatatatatatatatacacacatatatatatatatatatatatatatacatatatatatatatatatatatatacatatatatatatatatatatacatatatatatatatatatatatatatatatatatatatatatatatatatatttatatacatatatatacatatatatctatatatatatatatatatatgtatatatatatatatatatatatatatatatatatatatatatatatatatatatatatatatacatatatatatatatatatgtatatatatatatgtatatatacatatatatacatatatatatatatatacatatatatatatatatatatatacatatatatatatatatatatatatatatatatatatatatatatatatatatacatatatatatatatacatatatatatatatacatatatatatatatacatatatatatatatacatatatatatatatatatatatatatatatatatatatatatatatatatatatatatatatacatatatatatatatatatatatacatatatatatatatatacatacatatatatatatatatacacatatgtatatatatatacacatatgtatatatatatacacatatgtatatatacacatatatatatatatatacatatatatatatatatatatatatatatatatatatacacatatatatatatatatacacacatatatatatatatacacatatatatatatacacatatatatatatatatatatatatatatacacatatatatatatatatatacacacacatatatatatatatatatatatatatatatatatatatatatatatatatatatatatatatatacacacatatatatatatatacacacatatatatatatatacacatatatatatatatatatacacatatatatatatatatacacatatatatatatatacacatatatatatatatatacatatatatatatatatatatatatatatatatatatatatatatatatatatatatatatatatatatatatatatatatatatatatatatatatatatatatatatcgtaaAACCATAGCAAGTAGATTTTGAAATCAAACAATTCTTAGACATTTAATCAAGCACAATGACACATATTGTAAAACCAAACACATTCACtaattcacaaatcacaataacATATTAACATTCCAAATTCCAAAGTTATAATAAGTAAAATCATATCAATAATAGAAGAAactgaatttgaaatttgaaataaaaaaaaatcttttatggattttaaaaatcaaaataatacctGAAATTGAATTGAAGGTGGCTTGGTCTGGTTGTGTTGACAGTTCACGGTGGCCATCAGAGTCAGTTGGCCTGATAGCCTTGACCTCACGCTTACTGGTTCACGGTAGCAGTAACAGTGGGCGGTGGCCTTATGAAGTGCGAACACTGAACTGGGTTATAGGAATTTTAGGGAACAACGAACAAAAGTTAGAGGAGGCGTCTGCGTGTGGCAAGAGATGCCGGCGAGGGGTGGGTGGAGTCGGTCGTCACTCCTCCGGTCGTGGGTGGGTAACTGGGTCTCAGGGATTTTGTTCGTGTGTCTGAGTTTGGAAAATTATTGAAATAGATATGCTaatttattaacaaaaaaaagaacGTAGTAAGAGGCAAATCAACTTGTTTTAAAAATCAAGCGTTTAATTTCCAAAAATGAGGTTTGGTTTTGTTcatagttagtaactgcgaacaggtgcttaattttttaaaaaggcaaagaagcTGTTGCTGTTGACATTTTTACCTTGTTCGCAGTCACTAACAAGCCCATTCGAACAacttctttgcctttttaaaaaattaagcatctgttcgtagttactaactgcgaatataaccaaacctcaggtttggaaattagacgcttatttttagaaataagttgattttcgtATTATTTCGtgctttaaaataatttatcttatttatttcatttttttgagAAGGGAGAAGGTTAATGGCAAGTCTAAGAAAGGAGAACTGAGAAGGGAGGCCACGCACACGATtgacttttttttctttatttttttaatgcttaaaGACACGTGCCATGTAGCGCCCATCTAAATCCGCCTGGCTTGTTGCTGTTTTTTCATCCgaatttttaggaaaaaaatgaaagaaagaaaaaaaagaacgaGAGGGATATTGCCATATGGGTGCACAACTTTAAACGACAAAATAGAAACTGAACCGTGAAAATTGCAcgaaaaaaaattgatgaatcaaataaataaaattttaagaaagttAGTATGTAATTTTTACTTTAATCATATATTTGAtcacaatttatatatatatatatatatatatatatatatatatatatatatatatatatatatatatatatatatatatatatatatatatatatatatatatatatatatatatatatatatatatatatatatatgtatatatatatatatatatatatatatgtatatatgtatatatatatatatatatatatatatatatatatatatatatatatatatatatatatatatatatatatatatatatatatatatatatatatatatatatatatatatatatatatatatacatatatacatatatatatacatatatacatatatatatacatatatacatatatatatatatatatatatatatatatatatatatatatatacatatatacatatatatatatatatatatatatatatatatatatatatatatatatatatatatatatatatatatatatatatacatcatacatatatatatatatatatatatatatatatatatatatatatatatatatatatattatatatatgtatgtatatatatatatatatatatatatatatatatatatatatatatatatatatatatattatatatatatatatatatatatatatatatatatatatatatatatatatatatacatatatacatatatataaatatacatatatatatatatatatatatatatatatatatatatatatatata harbors:
- the LOC130801673 gene encoding replication protein A 14 kDa subunit B-like gives rise to the protein MDTSSPAVFVNGEFLRMFIGRKVCIVVQVMQSDAGSIVGKSTDNQQVIVKKSQPTQPLTRYVEAIGIADSNQSVRAEILTNFGDNFDAQNYNELCQVANGEYKHLFL